One genomic segment of Choristoneura fumiferana chromosome Z, NRCan_CFum_1, whole genome shotgun sequence includes these proteins:
- the LOC141438371 gene encoding uncharacterized protein: protein MLKATGSLLQGDALLIKSSIANASSKTPDELTPSLIENSKSSQNVESASDPSSKELANQQTKTKDKQKIDKDVKNASNIDGQRTDKSDCKLSEREDDDKTPTNEISISSINDTDNSILKESMESGKQVMLLADDFKMI from the coding sequence ATGCTCAAAGCTACAGGCAGTCTGCTACAAGGAGACGCTTTGCTAATAAAGTCATCCATAGCAAACGCTTCCAGCAAAACTCCTGACGAACTCACACCGAGCCTAATCGAAAACTCTAAATCCTCCCAGAACGTGGAAAGTGCCAGCGATCCAAGTTCCAAGGAACTGGCCAATCAGCAAACTAAAACTAAAGATAAACAAAAGATAGATAAAGATGTGAAAAACGCCTCTAATATTGACGGACAACGTACAGATAAAAGCGATTGCAAACTGTCTGAAAGAGAGGACGACGATAAAACGCCAACTAACGAAATATCAATTAGTTCCATCAATGATACCGACAATTCGATACTCAAAGAATCGATGGAAAGCGGTAAGCAGGTTATGTTGCTGGCCGACGACTTTAAAATGATCTGA